The nucleotide sequence CCATGCGCCAAGAAGGGTACGAAGGACAGGGTCTGGAGTCACAGGATTGGGCAGATGCTGTTGTGCGCGATTTGCTGAAGAAGAACCCGCCGCCTGTCATCTGGCGCGGTGAGATGACTTGGCCAGTTTGGTTTGGCAGTTTCTTGCCCTTTGGATGGTTGGACGGGATTGCAAaaaggctggctgggcttgaCAAGGCAGAGGAGGTGCTGAGCCGCGCAAACAAGTAATAGCATATCTATAACAGGGAGGAGACGCTTTGGGGGGTGTCATGCGTTGGAGCGTACTCCTGGGCTTGCTTATACGAAATTGAATCTACACGGGCATATTAAGTCAATCAGTATGGGTATCTAACGTCTCCAAGAGGAGTTATCGGGCACAGTATCAAAGACCACAATATTTTTTACAGGGCAAGGCCAATCATTTTGACTACAAGCGAAGCCTCGAACACTTCATTATTAAAAGAATGAGTGCCGTAGCAGGCCGATTATCTAGCATTTGCTCATTACCATGTGTGTCAAGTGATCATATGATTTGAGACACCTATCAGGATCAGAGACGAAGCGTGACCCTTCTAGACGTTGGGGTCAAAGTATGGCCTCTCAGCCTGGGGTGTGATGCGCAACATGTGCCGTCGGGTCTgaccctccttgacctgaAAATCGCGGAGGGCGGAACTACACAGTGTCAACATTGGCTTGCAGGTTTTGGATACTCACGAACACTTACTGCTGGGTGATCCGGTTGTCATAGACAACAACTGTGCCTGGTGTCCAGTGTACTCGAATGTGCCAGTCTTGGCCATGCTCAATGTGGTCGTAAAGGAAGTTGAGGATGTTTGCTATACACTAATTAGGATCTGCTACCGCGTCTTGATAGGAGTTCTACTTACcactctcttcttccttcaagCCTTGAATCCGCCTCGTGTATAGACGGTTGACATACAAAGACTTGGACTTGGTTACAGGGTGAGTTCTAACAACAGGGTGGATCGTCTCAATCGGTTCGCGGATATATCGCTCCTTGTGATCAGCAACCCTAGCCTGCTCAAATCCAGAGTGTGTGGCTTCGAGGCCGTGCAGCTTCTCACGATACAGTGGTGATAGCGCATTGTATGCGGCCACTGTCGAGAGATAGAGCGTGTCACCTCCTGATTGAGGGGCGTCAAGTGCCAAGAAGATGGTTGTTCCCATGCCATTGCTTTAGAATATTAGCTCTAGTCTAAGTGATGAACACTGCATGTGCTTTGACTCACATCTCATAAGACATGTCGGTGTGCCACTTGATGCTGCTGACATTATTCTTGATCTCATTGTCTACTGCACCAGCTCTAAAAGCGTCGTTAATATCAGCACAAGGTATCAGAGTGGAACATTCGAGGACGTACGTAAAGTCTCGGTAGACTGGCAACAGCTCGGGATAGTCCTTGACATGTCCTCCATGCTGATGAACATGCAGCTTGCCAAAGTGAGCACCGAACTCCTTCTGCTTGTCAAAACCAATATCGGCAAAGTCCTGTCCACGAAAGACGATAACTCCGCGCTCGGCTACCAGAAGCGCGAGTTCATCCTTTTGCTTGGAATCGAGAGAGCTGAGCTGGAGACCATGGACCTCAGTGCCCACAGCTGGGGTGATCTCCTGGAACGAAGAGCCTGGGGCATTCAAGAGGGCAGCTTTCGCAGGATCGGCACGGAGGCCTGGGTCGGTATGCTTGAACTCTTCCAGGGGTGGTTGCAAGCCTGGTTTGAAATGTGGGAGATAGTGGGAATATTTGTACTGAGCTACGTCAATATTGATATGCTAGAGTAGTGGACAACTACCAACCTCATTCTCCTTGTAGTTGATTGAAGTATCAAACTTCAGCTGAGACACAATCTCTGAAGGCTGGGAGGTAGTCGTAGTCGCGGTCTGAGTAGACATGGTTCTCAGTGATAGAGTCAAGGATTGTGTGACGTTATTTGCTTGATCGCCTCAGATTATTCCCACGTCTCATGCCCAGCATTTATCAACATGACTCCGATTCTCGGAATGTCCATGCTTGGTAATATGAAGCGGGGGATCGCCATTACTCCGAGGAGAAATGCACCCTGAGCCATTAGCGACGTCGCGAAGGCATTGCGACATCCCCTAGGAGGTTGATGTGACGTCTCCGAGTGTCGCGTCTACCCCGA is from Fusarium keratoplasticum isolate Fu6.1 chromosome 11, whole genome shotgun sequence and encodes:
- a CDS encoding TauD domain-containing protein: MSTQTATTTTSQPSEIVSQLKFDTSINYKENEYKYSHYLPHFKPGLQPPLEEFKHTDPGLRADPAKAALLNAPGSSFQEITPAVGTEVHGLQLSSLDSKQKDELALLVAERGVIVFRGQDFADIGFDKQKEFGAHFGKLHVHQHGGHVKDYPELLPVYRDFTAGAVDNEIKNNVSSIKWHTDMSYEINGMGTTIFLALDAPQSGGDTLYLSTVAAYNALSPLYREKLHGLEATHSGFEQARVADHKERYIREPIETIHPVVRTHPVTKSKSLYVNRLYTRRIQGLKEEESANILNFLYDHIEHGQDWHIRVHWTPGTVVVYDNRITQHSALRDFQVKEGQTRRHMLRITPQAERPYFDPNV